A region of Allocoleopsis franciscana PCC 7113 DNA encodes the following proteins:
- a CDS encoding acyltransferase family protein — MHYPKVNCANQLDPFLALRGLACLVVVFYHVAPPRNFIGYQNYDFSWILFGHGYAAVLVFFCLSGYLMGKVFYSGRYTLDRTGVFNFWRNRILRIFPLYYFSIFILAVFVYTPILQISNWEYLFRLSTFTYNQSLPIEFSGSFWSLSTEFQFYLVVPLIYAGFKNRLQTQKQVIFSFGAILLLVCLLRLGFTVIFKTQEIHDNYIQYIYTPLLTNIDVFMCGFLVNAWLKCKKSNEPKPSTDVLTKPFVFNVSSHAKKIIAFTLVIILFLFTAYYYYYHGPGESIVYPAVTAIITSLFIGLFESSGNDESFHKNEKLSLDAIVRNPVRILEIGGVLSYGVYLWHQAILAKITTIITSIHPVEVFLIKLVGTLVLSSVLATITYYAIEIPAARWKLYRSSTKTNTP; from the coding sequence ATGCATTACCCCAAAGTCAACTGTGCGAATCAATTAGATCCTTTTCTTGCACTTCGAGGGCTGGCTTGTCTTGTTGTGGTTTTTTATCATGTTGCTCCTCCCAGAAATTTTATCGGTTATCAAAACTATGACTTTAGCTGGATACTATTTGGTCATGGTTATGCCGCTGTTTTAGTTTTCTTTTGTTTATCCGGTTATTTGATGGGAAAAGTATTTTATTCAGGAAGATATACCCTTGATCGAACAGGTGTTTTTAATTTTTGGCGAAACCGTATTTTGAGGATTTTTCCTCTCTACTACTTTAGTATTTTCATTTTAGCCGTATTTGTGTATACACCGATTTTGCAAATTTCTAACTGGGAATATTTATTTCGCTTATCTACTTTTACTTACAATCAAAGTCTTCCTATTGAATTTAGTGGCAGTTTCTGGTCGCTCTCAACAGAATTCCAGTTTTATCTTGTGGTTCCTCTAATCTATGCCGGTTTTAAAAATCGTTTACAAACTCAGAAACAAGTTATTTTTTCATTTGGAGCTATTCTCTTGCTAGTTTGTCTCTTACGATTAGGCTTTACTGTTATTTTTAAAACTCAAGAAATTCACGATAACTACATTCAATATATTTATACTCCCCTCCTGACGAATATTGATGTTTTTATGTGTGGTTTTTTGGTTAATGCTTGGCTGAAGTGTAAAAAAAGTAATGAGCCAAAGCCAAGCACGGATGTACTCACAAAGCCCTTCGTTTTCAATGTATCAAGCCATGCCAAAAAGATAATTGCTTTTACCCTAGTAATAATTCTCTTTTTGTTTACTGCCTATTACTACTATTATCACGGCCCTGGCGAGTCCATTGTTTATCCAGCCGTAACCGCAATAATAACTTCGCTTTTCATTGGGTTGTTTGAGTCAAGTGGTAATGATGAATCTTTTCATAAAAATGAAAAGTTATCCTTGGATGCTATAGTCAGAAATCCTGTGAGAATCTTAGAGATTGGAGGAGTTCTTTCTTACGGTGTCTATCTTTGGCATCAAGCCATTCTGGCAAAAATTACTACGATTATCACGTCAATTCATCCGGTCGAAGTATTTTTGATTAAGCTCGTAGGAACACTCGTTTTATCAAGTGTACTAGCAACGATAACTTATTATGCCATTGAGATACCCGCCGCTCGCTGGAAACTTTACCGAAGCTCTACCAAAACTAATACCCCCTAA
- a CDS encoding peptide ligase PGM1-related protein: MKTLNSSSSAYAEQFRHLQNQLRERWHSVDFFDQDDHDILIVPSVSMDQRELKKIEGCLHYEERLLFSLIRLRNPRTRLIYITAVPLSPIIIDYYLQLLPGIPFSHARDRLLLLSTYDGSPKPLSQKILERPRLIERIRQALRPQKSYMVCYNSSEFERELSVKVGIPLLAPDPDLLYLGTKSGSREIFAESGVPYPDGSKTMKTVSDLVEAAAELWERQPSLKRIVVKLNEGFSGEGNAILDLRKIPQVAPEKASHAERVATLHERMESMSFQAKNETWENFASRIPELGAIVEAFIEGEEKRSPSVQGYISPSGEVHILSTHDQILGGPDGQIYLGCKFPGDEAYRLLLQEMGLRVGRVLADKGAIERYGVDFVAVHQPDSPGAQWDLQAIEINLRKGGTTHPFMSLKFLTNGRYDQSTGLFYSHEGREKYYMATDNLQKERYRGLMPQDLMDIIAHHRLHFDSSTKTGNVFHLMGSLSEFGKLGVTSIGDSLQQAEDLYNQVVNVLDEETKPSLNPAQHPSYPSPPIAWGTI, translated from the coding sequence ATGAAAACTTTAAATTCTTCTTCCTCTGCTTATGCAGAGCAATTTCGACATCTTCAGAATCAGTTGCGTGAGCGCTGGCATAGCGTTGACTTCTTCGACCAAGACGACCACGATATCTTGATTGTCCCTTCAGTCAGTATGGATCAGCGAGAACTCAAGAAGATTGAGGGCTGTCTGCATTACGAAGAACGGCTGTTGTTTTCTTTGATTCGTCTACGCAATCCGCGCACACGGTTAATTTACATTACGGCTGTGCCTCTGTCGCCGATTATCATTGATTATTATTTGCAGCTATTGCCGGGAATTCCTTTCTCCCATGCCCGCGATCGCTTACTGCTGCTTTCGACCTATGATGGCTCTCCCAAACCCCTCAGCCAAAAAATTTTAGAGCGTCCCCGATTAATTGAGCGGATTCGTCAAGCCCTTCGTCCTCAGAAGTCGTACATGGTTTGTTATAACTCATCGGAGTTCGAGCGAGAGTTATCCGTAAAAGTTGGGATTCCGCTGCTAGCCCCAGATCCGGATTTGCTGTATTTGGGTACAAAAAGCGGCAGTCGGGAAATTTTTGCCGAAAGTGGTGTGCCTTATCCAGACGGCAGCAAGACGATGAAAACCGTCAGTGATCTGGTGGAAGCAGCGGCCGAGTTGTGGGAACGCCAACCATCCCTAAAGCGGATCGTGGTTAAACTCAATGAAGGCTTTTCCGGAGAGGGAAATGCCATCCTTGACTTGAGGAAAATACCACAGGTTGCTCCCGAAAAAGCCTCCCATGCCGAACGAGTAGCAACACTTCATGAGCGCATGGAATCCATGAGCTTTCAGGCAAAAAATGAGACGTGGGAGAATTTTGCCAGTCGTATTCCAGAGTTGGGGGCAATTGTTGAGGCATTTATTGAGGGGGAAGAAAAGCGATCGCCCAGCGTCCAGGGATATATTAGTCCCAGTGGCGAGGTTCACATCCTCTCAACCCACGATCAGATTTTAGGTGGCCCAGACGGTCAGATTTATTTGGGTTGCAAGTTTCCTGGGGATGAAGCCTATCGCCTACTCTTGCAAGAGATGGGGCTGCGTGTGGGTCGGGTTTTGGCGGATAAGGGAGCAATTGAGCGCTACGGAGTTGATTTTGTTGCCGTTCATCAACCTGATAGTCCCGGTGCCCAATGGGATTTACAGGCGATTGAAATCAACTTACGCAAAGGTGGTACAACTCATCCATTTATGAGCCTTAAGTTTTTGACCAATGGTCGTTATGACCAGTCTACGGGTTTATTTTATAGCCACGAGGGTCGAGAAAAGTACTATATGGCAACTGACAATTTGCAAAAAGAGCGCTATCGAGGATTGATGCCCCAAGATTTAATGGATATTATTGCCCATCACCGTTTGCACTTTGATAGTAGTACCAAAACGGGGAACGTGTTTCACCTGATGGGGTCACTTTCCGAGTTTGGTAAGCTGGGAGTAACCAGTATCGGGGATTCTCTACAACAAGCAGAAGATTTATATAACCAGGTGGTCAATGTCCTGGATGAAGAAACTAAGCCAAGCCTCAATCCTGCCCAGCATCCTTCCTATCCCAGCCCTCCCATTGCTTGGGGAACCATCTAG
- a CDS encoding peptidoglycan recognition protein family protein, which translates to MSPKTGRTELVSDNEFGVPHQLSPNSNIDGKNMAPAIPSRCALQPEINKQTWNQFTDIEFQPITLSRFRKLGNEVNPSTGEPINRQSPFRLFNNSQPIESIAVAHPTNYGERFLNDLYGKPAQYAPIVVIHETVGSARSAINLFRTPHPLDSQQVSYHSLIKRSGEIVYIVPPDMRAYGAGNSVFESENGRETVKTSPKHPPSVNNFAYHVSLETPRDGNNNRRRHSGYTKAQYQSLAWLIAKTGVPDYRITTHKAVDRSGQRGDPRSFNQQNFLKFLQAQPRTKEIMIDCQPPDSSVETLQNPKSKID; encoded by the coding sequence GTGAGTCCGAAGACGGGGCGAACAGAATTGGTAAGTGATAATGAGTTTGGTGTGCCCCATCAGTTATCTCCTAACTCCAATATTGATGGAAAAAATATGGCTCCAGCTATTCCCTCAAGGTGTGCTCTACAGCCAGAAATCAATAAACAAACATGGAATCAATTCACTGATATTGAGTTTCAGCCAATTACCCTCTCCCGTTTTAGAAAACTTGGCAATGAAGTTAATCCATCTACAGGAGAACCTATTAATAGACAAAGTCCTTTCAGACTCTTTAACAATTCCCAACCCATCGAATCCATTGCTGTAGCCCATCCCACAAACTATGGAGAACGTTTTCTCAATGACTTGTATGGTAAACCCGCCCAATACGCTCCCATTGTTGTGATTCATGAAACCGTTGGTTCAGCTAGGAGTGCCATTAATTTATTCCGAACTCCACACCCACTAGATTCACAACAAGTAAGCTATCACTCATTAATTAAGCGTTCCGGTGAAATTGTTTATATAGTCCCTCCAGACATGAGAGCTTATGGGGCGGGGAACTCGGTTTTTGAGAGTGAAAATGGGCGAGAAACTGTAAAAACTAGTCCTAAACATCCTCCGTCGGTCAACAATTTTGCATATCATGTATCTCTAGAAACACCCAGAGATGGTAATAATAATCGCCGACGACATAGTGGTTATACCAAGGCTCAATACCAATCTCTGGCCTGGTTAATCGCCAAAACTGGAGTCCCTGATTACCGAATTACAACTCATAAAGCTGTCGATCGTTCCGGTCAAAGAGGCGACCCAAGAAGCTTTAACCAACAGAATTTTTTGAAGTTCCTACAGGCTCAACCTAGAACGAAAGAGATTATGATTGATTGCCAGCCCCCAGATTCATCCGTGGAGACCCTTCAAAATCCAAAATCCAAAATTGATTGA
- a CDS encoding HepT-like ribonuclease domain-containing protein has translation MPPNNREAGYLWDMLQAARRLQEFTTGVSYQAYLDSVLLQSAVERQLEILGEAARRMSEAFRQEHPEIPWSSIIGQRNVIAHQYDDIDLEQLWSVVTSSIPKLTAQLEALIPPLPPEIE, from the coding sequence ATGCCGCCCAATAATCGCGAAGCTGGCTACCTTTGGGATATGTTACAAGCAGCACGTCGCCTTCAAGAATTTACAACGGGTGTATCCTACCAAGCCTATCTAGATAGTGTGTTACTTCAGAGCGCAGTTGAGCGACAACTAGAAATTTTGGGAGAGGCAGCACGGCGAATGTCTGAGGCTTTCCGACAAGAGCATCCTGAAATTCCTTGGAGTTCCATTATCGGGCAACGGAATGTCATCGCTCATCAATATGATGATATTGATTTAGAACAACTTTGGTCTGTGGTAACTTCAAGCATTCCCAAGTTGACTGCTCAGTTAGAAGCTTTGATACCACCTCTACCACCAGAGATAGAATAA
- a CDS encoding nucleotidyltransferase family protein — MTAINLKTEVSEDAIASFCQRWKITELALFGSILRDDFRPDSDVDVLVSFAPDAKWSLWDIIAMKEELETLFGREVDLVQKDCLRNPFRRYEILSTKQVIYAAQ, encoded by the coding sequence ATGACTGCAATTAATCTAAAAACTGAGGTATCGGAGGATGCGATCGCGTCTTTTTGCCAACGCTGGAAAATCACTGAATTGGCTCTATTTGGCTCTATTTTACGGGATGATTTTCGCCCCGATAGCGATGTGGATGTGCTGGTAAGTTTTGCTCCGGATGCTAAGTGGAGTTTGTGGGATATTATCGCAATGAAAGAGGAACTTGAAACGTTGTTTGGGCGTGAGGTTGATTTGGTACAAAAGGATTGTTTACGCAATCCCTTCCGGCGTTATGAGATTTTGAGTACAAAACAGGTAATCTATGCCGCCCAATAA
- a CDS encoding Uma2 family endonuclease, which produces MIAIPEQPQNITIEEYLEWEPQQDLRYEYVNGEVFAMTGGTIPHNDIALNLYTALRPHVRSRGCRANVSDVKVQVSPKSPYYYPDVIVSCDPQDLNARKFIQSPKLIAEVLSPGTSAKDRGEKFTCYLTIPSLQEYIMIDSEKISVERYCRGEGRMWLYYPYMAGDIITLSSLEFNCPIELLYEGVVFETEV; this is translated from the coding sequence ATGATAGCCATCCCCGAACAACCGCAAAACATAACCATTGAGGAATATCTGGAATGGGAACCTCAACAAGACCTTCGCTACGAATATGTCAACGGCGAAGTCTTTGCCATGACAGGCGGGACAATTCCCCATAATGACATTGCGCTCAATCTCTACACAGCCTTACGTCCACATGTGCGTTCTAGAGGTTGTCGGGCTAACGTTTCAGATGTGAAAGTGCAAGTCAGTCCTAAAAGTCCATACTACTATCCTGATGTTATTGTCAGTTGTGACCCTCAAGACCTGAATGCCCGTAAATTTATTCAAAGTCCCAAACTAATTGCCGAAGTTCTTTCTCCTGGTACAAGCGCTAAAGATAGGGGTGAAAAATTCACTTGCTATCTTACAATTCCAAGTTTGCAAGAGTATATCATGATTGATTCAGAAAAGATTTCTGTTGAGCGGTACTGTCGGGGAGAGGGAAGAATGTGGCTTTATTATCCCTACATGGCTGGAGATATCATCACTTTATCAAGCCTTGAATTCAATTGTCCGATTGAACTGCTGTATGAAGGTGTTGTATTTGAAACAGAAGTGTAA
- the bchH gene encoding magnesium chelatase subunit H: protein MKRIVLIAGFESFNADLYRKAAELATLRCPKLDIRVFSDSSLTTEPAVIEEALKDAQVFFASLIFDYDQVLWLRDRTSSIPIRLVFESALELMSLTQIGAFKIGDKPKGMPKPIKFILDKFSNGREEDKLAGYISFLKVGPKLLKYIPAKKVQDLRNWLIIYGYWNAGGVDNVASMFWTLAEKYLGLKVGEIPPPVETPNMGLLHPDSADYFESPRHYLEWYRQAKPETWHLPVVGILLYRKHVVTKQPYIPQLIRHFENAGLIPVPIFINGVEGHVAVRDWMTSTHETKQRQQGNVETPSLSPQSVEVDAIVSTIGFPLVGGPAGSMEAGRQVEVAKRILSAKNVPYFVAAPLLIQDIHSWTRKGIGGLQSVVLYALPELDGAIDPIPLGGLVGEDIYLIPERVKRLTGRIKRWIALRKTSPTEKKIAIILYGFPPGYGATGTAALLNVPRSLLNFLHSLKEQGYNVGELPEDGEELIRTVKEADEATPPYQGGAKETFLPYQGEAKEISMPSQSRKAKEILPPYQGGVRGGSTVNAQTLETWLGYLLTTRIEKQWKSLTGTGIKTYGDELQIGGIQLGNIWIGVQPPLGISGDPMRLMFERDMTPHPQYAAFYKWLQNDFKPDAVVHFGMHGTVEWLPGSPLGNTGYSWPDILLGDMPHLYIYAANNPSESILAKRRGYGVLISHNVPPYGRAGLYKELMALRDLISEYREDSEKNYALKEIICKKIVDTGLEADCPFEEAKKLGMAFTPENARMFSVHAFNDYLVKLYEYLQVVEQRLFSSGLHTLGEVPDSEGLGSYLRAYFGEELSEEVLEAIAEGRIEPLQKREYTEEGLERLKEGLKIRELLMQTSDELTNLLRGLNGEYIPPAPGGDLLRDGLGVLPTGRNIHALDPYRMPSPAAYERGREIAQKIITQHLQEQGEYPETVAVMLWGLDAIKTKGESLGILLELVGAEPVKEGTGRIVRYELKSLAEVGHPRIDVLANLSGIFRDSFVNIIELLDDLFKRAAEAEESEEQNFIRKHALALRSQGVENTSARLFSNPAGDFGSLVNDQVVDGNWESGDELGNTWQSRNSFSYGRKDKGQARPEILNQLLKTTNRIVQEIDSVEYGLTDIQEYYANTGGLKKAAEQKQGKKVSASFVESFSKDTTPRKLEDLLRLEYRTKLLNPKWADAMANQGSGGAYEISQRMTALIGWGGTVDFTDSWVYDQAADTYALDVEMAKKLREANPEAFRNVVGRMLEAHGRGFWQPSEEKLQKLRALYELTDEQLEGVTV from the coding sequence ATGAAACGCATCGTCTTGATTGCTGGGTTTGAATCCTTCAACGCTGACTTGTACCGCAAAGCCGCTGAGTTGGCAACTTTGCGTTGTCCTAAGTTGGATATTCGGGTATTTAGCGATTCTTCCCTCACCACCGAACCTGCCGTCATCGAAGAAGCCCTCAAAGACGCCCAAGTCTTCTTCGCCAGCCTCATCTTTGATTATGACCAGGTTCTGTGGCTGCGCGATCGCACCTCATCCATCCCAATTCGCCTCGTCTTCGAGTCTGCCCTCGAATTAATGAGTCTTACCCAAATCGGTGCGTTCAAAATTGGGGATAAGCCCAAAGGGATGCCCAAGCCGATTAAATTCATTCTCGATAAATTCAGCAATGGGCGAGAGGAAGACAAACTCGCTGGTTACATCAGCTTCTTAAAAGTTGGCCCCAAGCTACTGAAATACATCCCTGCCAAAAAAGTTCAAGACTTACGCAACTGGCTGATTATTTACGGTTATTGGAATGCTGGTGGCGTGGATAACGTGGCGTCAATGTTCTGGACGCTAGCCGAAAAATACTTGGGGTTAAAGGTAGGAGAAATTCCGCCACCTGTAGAAACCCCCAACATGGGATTGCTGCATCCCGACTCTGCCGATTACTTTGAATCCCCTCGCCACTATCTGGAATGGTATCGCCAAGCCAAGCCAGAAACCTGGCATTTGCCAGTGGTGGGAATCTTGCTGTATCGCAAGCATGTTGTTACCAAGCAGCCTTACATTCCCCAACTGATTCGCCACTTTGAAAACGCGGGTTTGATTCCAGTGCCGATTTTTATTAATGGCGTGGAAGGGCATGTTGCCGTGCGAGATTGGATGACATCGACCCATGAAACCAAGCAACGCCAACAGGGTAATGTGGAAACGCCCTCTCTTTCTCCTCAGTCAGTCGAGGTAGACGCGATTGTTTCGACGATTGGCTTTCCCTTAGTCGGGGGGCCGGCGGGTTCGATGGAGGCGGGGCGGCAGGTGGAAGTCGCCAAACGCATCCTCTCGGCTAAAAATGTGCCTTATTTTGTTGCTGCCCCCCTGTTGATTCAGGATATTCACTCTTGGACACGCAAGGGAATTGGGGGGTTGCAAAGTGTTGTCTTATATGCATTGCCCGAATTGGATGGAGCGATCGACCCCATACCCCTAGGCGGGTTGGTAGGAGAAGATATCTATCTGATTCCGGAACGGGTGAAGCGGTTAACCGGACGAATTAAGCGGTGGATTGCCCTACGCAAGACATCACCCACTGAAAAGAAAATTGCGATTATTCTGTATGGCTTCCCGCCTGGGTACGGGGCAACAGGGACAGCGGCTTTATTAAATGTACCGCGATCGCTTCTTAATTTCCTCCACTCTCTCAAAGAGCAAGGGTACAACGTTGGGGAGTTACCGGAAGATGGCGAAGAATTAATCCGCACCGTCAAAGAAGCTGATGAAGCTACCCCCCCTTATCAAGGGGGGGCTAAAGAAACTTTCCTCCCTTACCAAGGGGAAGCTAAGGAAATCTCCATGCCTTCCCAAAGCAGAAAAGCGAAGGAAATCCTCCCCCCTTACCAAGGGGGGGTTAGGGGGGGTTCCACCGTCAATGCCCAAACTCTAGAAACATGGCTGGGTTACCTCCTCACTACCCGAATCGAGAAGCAATGGAAATCCCTCACGGGAACGGGCATTAAAACATATGGAGATGAATTACAAATTGGTGGTATTCAATTAGGAAACATCTGGATTGGGGTACAACCGCCCCTCGGTATTTCAGGTGACCCGATGCGGCTGATGTTTGAACGGGATATGACGCCCCATCCTCAGTATGCGGCTTTTTATAAATGGTTACAAAATGACTTTAAGCCTGATGCTGTGGTTCACTTTGGAATGCACGGTACGGTGGAATGGTTGCCCGGTTCTCCATTAGGAAATACGGGTTATTCTTGGCCTGATATTCTCTTGGGAGATATGCCTCATCTTTATATTTATGCAGCCAATAATCCTTCTGAGTCAATTTTGGCAAAACGTCGAGGCTATGGTGTGCTGATTTCCCATAATGTGCCGCCTTATGGTCGGGCAGGGTTGTATAAAGAATTGATGGCATTGCGGGATTTAATTTCAGAATATCGGGAAGATTCTGAGAAGAATTATGCTCTTAAAGAGATAATTTGCAAAAAGATTGTGGACACGGGTTTAGAGGCAGATTGTCCGTTTGAGGAGGCGAAGAAGTTGGGGATGGCTTTTACGCCGGAGAATGCGCGGATGTTTAGTGTTCATGCTTTCAATGATTATTTGGTTAAGTTGTATGAGTATTTGCAGGTTGTAGAACAACGTCTGTTTTCATCGGGGTTACATACTTTAGGTGAGGTGCCTGATTCGGAGGGATTAGGGTCTTATCTTCGGGCTTATTTTGGAGAGGAGTTGTCGGAAGAGGTGTTGGAGGCAATTGCGGAGGGAAGAATTGAACCACTCCAGAAAAGAGAGTACACAGAAGAGGGTTTGGAGAGGTTGAAAGAGGGGTTGAAGATTCGTGAGTTGTTGATGCAAACTAGCGATGAGTTGACGAATCTTTTGCGAGGGTTGAATGGAGAGTATATTCCGCCTGCACCAGGGGGTGATTTGTTGCGGGATGGGTTGGGTGTGTTGCCAACGGGACGTAATATTCATGCCTTAGATCCCTATCGAATGCCATCCCCTGCGGCGTATGAACGAGGGAGAGAAATTGCTCAGAAAATTATTACCCAGCACTTACAAGAACAGGGTGAGTATCCGGAAACCGTGGCAGTGATGTTATGGGGGTTGGATGCGATTAAAACGAAGGGGGAATCGCTGGGTATTTTGCTGGAATTAGTGGGGGCAGAACCTGTGAAGGAGGGGACAGGAAGAATTGTTCGTTATGAGTTGAAATCTTTGGCAGAAGTTGGGCATCCTCGGATTGATGTGTTAGCTAATCTTTCGGGTATTTTTCGAGATAGTTTTGTCAATATTATTGAATTGCTGGATGACTTGTTCAAACGGGCAGCAGAGGCAGAGGAATCGGAGGAACAGAATTTTATCCGCAAACATGCTTTGGCGTTGCGATCGCAAGGCGTAGAAAATACCTCTGCCCGATTATTTTCCAACCCGGCTGGGGATTTTGGTTCTCTGGTAAATGACCAGGTTGTGGATGGAAACTGGGAATCTGGCGATGAGTTGGGAAATACGTGGCAAAGCCGCAATTCCTTTAGTTATGGGAGGAAAGATAAAGGACAAGCGCGTCCGGAAATCCTCAACCAATTGCTGAAAACAACTAATCGCATTGTTCAAGAAATTGACTCAGTGGAATATGGATTAACCGATATTCAGGAATACTATGCGAATACGGGAGGATTGAAGAAGGCAGCGGAACAAAAACAAGGTAAAAAAGTTAGCGCTAGTTTTGTAGAAAGTTTCTCGAAAGATACTACACCCCGAAAATTAGAAGATTTGCTGCGCTTGGAATATCGCACAAAGTTATTGAATCCCAAATGGGCAGATGCGATGGCGAATCAAGGTTCTGGTGGTGCTTATGAAATCTCGCAACGGATGACAGCATTAATCGGTTGGGGCGGTACGGTTGATTTTACCGATTCTTGGGTGTACGACCAAGCGGCGGATACTTATGCTTTAGATGTAGAGATGGCGAAGAAGTTGCGAGAGGCAAATCCTGAGGCATTTCGGAATGTTGTAGGTAGGATGTTGGAGGCGCATGGGCGAGGATTTTGGCAACCGAGTGAGGAGAAGTTGCAGAAGTTACGGGCGTTGTATGAGTTGACAGATGAGCAATTAGAAGGGGTTACGGTTTAG
- a CDS encoding cytochrome c biogenesis CcdA family protein, which produces MRRTKPFTPNSTKPNLSKFLLPALLFGGTVLLILAASQFNGGALSEAIDNLAFGLGDRYQQWFDKQSTNNPLVLLSLSFAGGLIASISPCILCLLPVNLSYIGTREITSRWDALIKAGSFVLGVVTMLSLFGLFSSLAGAVLIHFRGYVQVVVGAVIIVMGLMLLGIVHLPLPQTNFKLPIAGPFGVGLTFALVSSPCTSPVMFAVLAAAAATGSQIQSVLSMVSYSLGYTAIIFFASLFTGLVKRTRFLLNHSQGIVRFGSVALILIGGYYLVDGVSWFVLPIMSNS; this is translated from the coding sequence ATGAGACGCACCAAACCATTCACTCCAAACTCTACTAAACCGAATCTCTCAAAATTCCTATTACCTGCGTTACTCTTCGGAGGAACGGTTCTACTGATTCTGGCTGCCAGCCAGTTCAATGGAGGGGCTTTATCTGAGGCGATTGATAATTTAGCCTTCGGGCTGGGCGATCGCTATCAGCAATGGTTTGATAAGCAGAGTACCAATAACCCACTAGTTTTGCTTTCCTTATCCTTTGCAGGGGGTTTAATTGCCAGTATCTCTCCCTGCATCCTATGCCTACTACCTGTGAACCTGAGTTACATTGGCACTCGTGAGATTACATCTCGCTGGGATGCCTTGATCAAAGCTGGGTCATTTGTCCTGGGAGTAGTGACAATGCTCAGCCTGTTTGGCTTATTCTCTTCCTTGGCTGGGGCTGTATTGATCCACTTTCGTGGCTATGTCCAGGTAGTAGTCGGTGCAGTCATTATCGTAATGGGGCTGATGCTCTTAGGCATAGTACACCTGCCTCTACCTCAGACCAACTTTAAATTGCCGATTGCTGGTCCCTTCGGCGTTGGGTTGACCTTCGCCTTAGTGAGTTCTCCCTGTACTAGCCCCGTGATGTTTGCGGTTCTAGCTGCTGCCGCCGCTACGGGTTCCCAAATCCAGAGTGTACTGTCAATGGTCAGCTATTCGCTGGGCTACACAGCGATAATTTTCTTCGCCAGCCTTTTTACGGGTTTGGTTAAACGAACCCGCTTTTTGTTGAACCACTCTCAAGGAATAGTTCGCTTTGGTAGTGTGGCTTTAATCCTTATCGGAGGATACTACCTAGTCGATGGTGTTAGCTGGTTTGTCTTGCCCATAATGAGCAACAGCTAA
- a CDS encoding catalase family protein: protein MAKAPLELGKEYPPQEEEAQIEQILKISKLSMKGKPHPPMSRDQHPKSHGYVQGEFIVEEDIPETMKAGVFKQSKTYPIWIRFSNGGSDRNPQTGDFVPDTVGDVRGMAIKLMHVEGEMVLPDSEHQGEQDFILMNHPTFFIRDVQGYIDFFPVVRAIKEEKIVFKPGEPPDVPAELQANFQAVAYAFPRFQKIKAKVTTSPLEIPYWSATPYKLGNQAIKFSVVPHVTGESFNPDNAADKSNYLREAMTQHLASQDACFDFKIQLQTDAVKMPIEDPTVEWDEQESPYIKVATIRIPAQDFNTEERKRLDEKQSFSPWHTLLEHQPLGGVNRARKRIYGELAKFRNDMNQSET, encoded by the coding sequence ATGGCAAAAGCACCGTTAGAGTTAGGCAAAGAATATCCGCCACAGGAAGAGGAAGCCCAGATTGAACAAATATTGAAAATCAGTAAATTGTCGATGAAAGGCAAACCTCATCCCCCCATGTCGAGAGATCAGCATCCCAAAAGTCACGGCTACGTTCAGGGAGAGTTTATCGTTGAAGAAGATATCCCTGAGACTATGAAAGCTGGGGTTTTTAAGCAATCCAAAACCTATCCAATCTGGATTCGTTTTTCTAATGGCGGGAGCGATCGCAATCCACAGACTGGAGATTTTGTGCCGGATACAGTCGGTGATGTTCGCGGGATGGCAATCAAGCTGATGCATGTCGAAGGTGAAATGGTACTCCCTGATTCTGAACATCAAGGAGAGCAAGATTTTATTCTGATGAATCATCCCACGTTCTTTATTCGTGACGTTCAGGGGTACATTGACTTTTTCCCTGTTGTTAGAGCCATTAAAGAAGAGAAAATCGTTTTCAAACCAGGCGAACCGCCCGACGTACCCGCTGAGTTACAAGCAAATTTTCAAGCCGTGGCTTACGCCTTCCCAAGGTTTCAGAAAATTAAAGCAAAAGTAACTACCAGTCCGTTAGAAATTCCCTATTGGAGTGCGACTCCCTACAAATTGGGCAATCAAGCCATAAAATTTTCTGTAGTTCCCCATGTCACGGGCGAAAGCTTCAATCCAGACAATGCTGCTGATAAAAGTAATTATCTGCGGGAGGCAATGACTCAACATTTAGCTAGTCAAGATGCTTGTTTTGATTTTAAAATTCAACTGCAAACCGATGCAGTCAAGATGCCCATTGAAGACCCAACAGTTGAGTGGGATGAACAAGAATCTCCTTATATCAAGGTAGCAACAATTAGAATTCCCGCCCAAGACTTTAACACCGAGGAGCGCAAACGGTTGGATGAAAAGCAATCGTTTTCCCCCTGGCATACTCTACTAGAACATCAACCCTTAGGAGGGGTTAATCGCGCTCGTAAGCGAATTTATGGGGAACTGGCTAAGTTCAGAAATGACATGAATCAAAGTGAGACGTGA